The genomic window CCATAATCTTTAATCATCTCATTCCAAAGGGATTTTACTCTATCACTCCAATCTCATAATGTTTTATTTCTTGTCTCAACTTTAATTCATTGCTGTAAGTAATACAATATATGTTATCCTTAATTTTTAATAATAATGGTGGTTTTTGTTCATCGAAGTTAATTTTGGTTAACGCTATTTTGCTGCCAACATTAAATTGATAATAAACCAAAGGGACACGATCATACGTATAATCAATTCCATTATTTAAACCACCCGATAAATGCCCTTTTGAGCCAACGGTTACTCGATCAAACTCTTTTACAAAAGTGCTGTCGAAAATGTCCTTACTTTCGAAATCAGTAGGCTTATCAACAAAATTCCACGAAGAAAAAAATGTGCTATCGGTAGACTTTTTAGCCGTCGAAATCTTTCTGTCTAGCATGAACTTGCTGGCACTCAAATCAATGGCCTTGTTGCCAACTTGAAGTTGCTTAGCTACAATAACACAGTTCAAATTAGCTACGTTGGTTGTATCTGTCAATTGATATTTATCAATTTTATGGTTCTTTACCCTGGTTAAAGTGATGAAATGTTTAGCCGGAAACTCATTGCCAGGCTTTATTGCCTCTCGGTAGCCTGTAATCAACAGCAAACAACTATCCGCTACCGCATAAAAGAAATAATCATTTGTATGAATAACCAAATCATGGCCGTCTACTTTGGCCGATTGGTTATCTTTATACGACACTGTAGCTAAACCAAGTTTTTTATAGGCTAGCGCATTTTGCTTAAATAACGGAAACTCAGGAATGTCTGGGTACTTATCCTTTTCTCGCTGAATGTTATCGCCACAAGATGAAAATCCGAATAGTAAAAACAAGCCAAAAATTGGATGAATTTTAATGTTCATCTTTAACTTATTTTTTATCCAAAGGGATAAATAACAAACACCAAGCAAAGCGATGAAAACCCAAACCATGAAAGACAAAAATTGTCCTAAATGGCTAAACTCCCAAAGTAAATCTCCCCAATTCTTCGCTAATTGATCTTTAAAAATTTCGAAACTGTAAGCGCCATTTTGTTGGGTTTTCACATAAAGCCTAAGGTAATGACTGATGACATCAACTATAAAAACTTTGCCCATCAAGAAAATGAAAAAAGCACCTAGTGAAATTAAAAAGCCATTACCTTTAATTTTATTAAAAATGAGCAAAGCTGATAGCGGAATATAAAACAGGAGAATGCTAAAATCTGCGTAGCCATCGTAAATCGTAAAGTTCGCCAATCGGGTATTTAACACAAAATTATTAACCATTAAGCTAGAAAAAAGACCAACTAAAATGTGTGTCACAAAGCAGATGGCAACGACAACAATAAATTTCAACCATGTTTTTTTCGCCTTCATCATGTCAACTTATTTTTTATACTTTTCAAGAAAAGACTTAAAATCCATCGATTGATATTTGCCATCTTTACAGAACCTTAGCTTTCCGTTTTTATCAAATTCTTCAGCGATATGGCAAAAAATAAACGGTACCACTTCCTTGCCTTTTGTATCGATAATTCCGTACCAATAGTTACTGCCATCGGCTGTTCTTATGCCTACTATAAAATAATTGTTTACGTCAAAAAACGGATCGATAAACTCATACCTAAAGCCAGTTAGCAAATTCAAATTTTTATCTACCAAGGCGTTTTTCTTATTGGCACCTTTAGCCACAAATAATGATGGATAGCTAATATCGGAAGCTATATGACTGTCTATCCGGTCTATTTCTTCAATACCTTTGCCTAAAATTTTCTTAAAATTCAAATCGTAGATGTCATCGGTATCATCCTTTTTGGCAATGATAAAATTTTCGTGCTTCTCAAAGCCATAATACTCAAAGGGGATGATGATTTTCTCTCTGTTTAGCATTACGCCAGATTTGTTTTCTTCGCCAATTTTCTTTTCAAAAACATCGTATCCAAGTTTTAAACTTTGCTCAAAATTTACAAACTGCGGCAAGGCAACCATCTTTTTATTAGCCACATTTAGCCAATACAGCTTTTCATCGCCCATAAAATATTCATTTGCAAGTTGGCTTAACTCATTGTATGCTGGCTTAATCATAATTTCGCCTTCACGGTTACTTATGCCAAACTTTCTATCATTTTGATGGCTATAAAAAACAATGTTGGGTTTAGCTTCATCAAAATACTTTGGGTTAAGGTAATGGTTGCCATATTTAACCATTTGCTTATTTTTTAGCGAAACCCAATTTTTACCCACAAAAACATCAATAGCTTTAATATCATCCGGAAACTCTACCACTACAAATTGCTTATCGGTGCCAATTACCTTTTTGCCTGCGTTGGCAATCTCATTGTATAAGCCAACATCGCCCAGCTCTTTTACTTTCTCTTTGTCCTTGGCTAGCTTGGTAATGTAGGCATCAAACTCTGCCATATTATCTTTAGCGTTAAGCTGGTTTTGGCTTATCTCATTGAGCTTTTCTTTTCCACTTTTCTCGTCTTTCTCCTCCAGTACATCGGCAAAAATGGAGAGCAGTTCTTTTAAACTTTCGGTTATTTTACTATCAACAGTTAACATGGGCGTAGTGCTCAAAGCACTACTGTTCATCCTTAGGTTTTTGTTATTGTAAGCCTGGTAAGCTATAATGTCGCTATACAAACCCATCGGAATTTGTAGCTGGGCCATGTTTTCGTCGATGCTTTCTACCTCAATATCGAAATTTTTATAACTCACTTTTTTATCGTTTTTCCCAATTTCAAATTTTTCAAAGTCTGTGGCAAATTTTAAGCTCACTTCAGTTTCAATGCTATCAATTCGTTTTAAGCCAATAGCTGCTTTTGCTATTTTTTTTCCTTTAAAAAAGTAAGTCTTTTGGTCTGTTACTACTTGATTAACAAATGGCTTAAACAAACTGTCTTTTTCTTTGATGATGTGGTTGTCATCCGTTAGGCTAAACCTACTTTCGTAAGTGAATCTCTCTTGCCCGTATAAACTAAAAGTGCTGTCGTTATAGCTATCATTAAAATTTTGCTCAAAAAGTAAGTCTTTGCTGTAGTCGTTAAAAAGTTCGGTAACTTTTGTTTTGTCGTAATTAATTGCAAATTCGGGTGCCGACTGATGCACTGCACTTTTCTCGCCAGACGAAAAATGAGACGTTAGCTGCAAGTTAAAAGTCGAAGTTTTGATGAGCTTATTGAGTAGCGCTGTATCTTTTTTCAGCTGATTTTTAAGGTCATCATAATTCATTGCTTTTAACCTAGCGATGTATTTTTTAGCTTCGGCAGTTTGTTCTGGCGTAGCATTGTTGCAAGCGCAAATCAGTAAAATCAAAGCAACTGAAAAAAAGATATTTTTAAAATTCATAATCAATAAGTTATTATAATTTGAAGCGCAATTGCAGTTTTATATTTTAATGTTAGTCCCGCTTTCCGCTCTCATCCCCTAAAACACCTGTGCAAAAAGCAAGCATTCCGAAAACAATAATTACAGATGCTTAAATCTGGGTATTTCCGCTACAATCGGGGCTATAATACTTTGGGCGGTGCTACAAAAGCCACTCAAAAAGAAAGGTTTGCAGCTTAGCGAATTGACATAAATTAAAGTACAAATATTCGGTTTTGTACTACCTTATTTGCACTCATTTTTTATGTCCAATCATAAGTAAATAATACAATACGATTTTCAGGTTCGTAAAACATCAAAATAGCATCAGCTCCAGCTCCGCAATAGCTATATCCAGCTACTTTTCCAACATACATCAATTCTTTACCTTTATATGAAATCGAAATTCCTTCGTTAGGCAAATTTTCAGTAGTTTCATCAATATCCATTTCAAAAGCCGATGGTATAGGTGCAGTATTTGTCCAGTTGCCATACCACATTTCTCCACCTAAAGTATCTAAAAAGCTTTGCGGATTTTCATCTTGCCACGGCAATAGCTGCCCTTTCATTTTAAATTTAGCTTTTGCTTTTTGATAATTCTCCTGTATGGTTTGTATATGTTCTGTAAACTCATCATCAACCTGGTCTTTGTGTATTGAAGCAGAAAGAAAATAATTTTCATTACCTAAAAATGAATATTTATTGTCTTGAGTAAGCCTAAATGCAATCCAATTTTCTGTACAAAATTCATTATGAAAATCTGTAGTTTGTTCACCAATAATTCCTTCAGCAGGTTCTGTAGGATTTAAAATGTGCACAATAGTTCCTTTTAAGTCGGTACGCAATATTCCTAAATCAATAGAAATTAAAGGCAATAAATATTTGCTTAACCAATATTGGTCTTCAATAAATATATGCTCTGGAAACGGCGTTAATCCTTCCTTTAATTCACTTATTTCTTTTTCGTAAAAGTTTGTTTTATTGCTTTCCATAGTTCTTGTTATACAATAAAAATAAACGCTATTCTTCAAAGCAAAAGCACCGATTATTATTTGCGTGATATGCGTTATTATTCGCTTAGGGTGGGTTATTATTCGTTAAGAAATACCTTGTTTGCTATTATTCTATTTCATCTAAAAATTCAGTTGGGGTGTAGGTAACTCTGGCGAAATTTTTCATTACCAATTCTGTGGCTACCACTTTACCACCTTCAAATTTTAATATTTTGTCTCTCCAAATCTCGTTTTTGCGGTAAAACTGGCCATCTATTTTTAAAAATTGATGTTCTTTTTCTACCACGTGATAGGCATAATCTAGTTCTTTATCGATACGTAACTCGCCCTCCAAACATTTATCGGTAAACCAAAGGTTAATTTGAAAAGTATGTGGTGTATGGTTGGTAAACTGGTAATCGAGATAATTGTAAAAAACGGTTGCACCACTGCCAAAAGGTAATACTCTACCATCATCTGGAAAAGGATCAAAGGAATGATGATAACGTTCTGTAACCGTTAAAGGGCTGTGGATAGCCAACCAGTGTATGAGGTTAGAAATTTGACAAATGCCACCACCAATGCCTGCTTTTGCTTCGCCAAACGAAAGTTCCATACCTAATAAATAGCCTTTCTTTTTGGTGGGCAAGCCTACTAATTTGCAAAATGAAAAGGTTTCGCCAGGTTTAATGATGATGCCGTTGATGTTTGCCGCGGCAATTTTTAAGTTGGTTACTTTATTGATTTGTAGTTGCTCGTTATTATCGCCCAGTTTTTTAAGTAAAACCGATTGATGTTTTTTAATCCTGAAATCGAGCTTATCTTCGGTTCTGGTTTTGGTATATTTTTTACCATCTAAAATCCATTCCAATCGTCTTTTTATCCGCCTTGCGTTAACTGCCAAAAAGTATAAATATGGGTGCCGTTGACTAAGTAATTTTCTTTTTTTCACAGGTTAGCCCTTATTTTTAAAATATTCCGTTAATTCAAAAATCCAATCGCCACCCTTGGCAAATAAAATAGAAGATATGAGCAGGATTAACAGGTAAGAAACTAACCTTTTAAAGAACAATTTATAACGGTTTTCATCTCTCAAAAAGCAAAAATTTACCGCTAAAAATATTAAACCCGAAACCACACCTGTTACAATTCCCATAAAAATGTTGGCAATGTTTGCAAAGGCCAATAAAATGATGAGTAAGATTTCTAATGACTTAAAAGTTGGCTTATCTACATCTGGATGTGGAAATAACAATTGCCAACACACCATACCACAAATGATGCTAAAAAAAGGAAAAGCAATCCTTTAAAAAAATGCTTGCCCATTAAGCCGTACATTATGGTAAGTATAGCTAAGGTTAAGCCCAAAAAGGTATAGCTGAGGTCGGAAATAAAATTTGCTTTGCTATATTCTAATGGCAAAATGATGCACAGGCTAATCGCCAGTATCGTTACTCCAGCCATTAAAACTGGTTTTTTTATGTTGATTTTGGGTTTCATGATTTTCTTCTAATTGAATAAAAGCAAATCCTAAAATGGCCAATACAATACCACCAACTAAATAATAATTAAAGCCCGATTTAGTCTTTTTTTTAGCGCTCCTTTTACATCTTTTATTTTATATAAGTGTTGGAGGTCGTCATAATCATGGGCTTTATAATCTGCCGGATCTGCAGTTGGTATCGTTTGCAATTTTTTGGTTTTATCATCGAAATAATAAACGGAGTTTTTATCCTTAAAAAACTGATGATATTTTACTTGGACCTGTGGCGTATTTGGCATATTACCAGCGCAACCATTTATTACTTCTACAAAAGAGCCTAAAAAATATAAGGTCTCGTAATCCGCCTTTATGGGGTAACTTTTTTCGCCATCGTAAAAAGCATTGTTAAAAAGGTAAAACATGCCTAACTGTTTAACAATCTTGCTAGTCAGTTCTTTTTTATTTTCTAAGTGGATATTAAAGCGGTCGCCAATAAAATAGATGTATTTTTCATCTGTCAATGCCTTAGGTAAGTAAGCACCATAGCTGTAAACTCCTGGAAAAAACTGAGCATCGGCAGTAATCTTAGTACTGATGATTTTCATATCATTATCTGCCTCGAAATAATAGAAATCATCTCCTTTAAACAGCTTGCCTTCTATAGCTTCCAGTTTAGAAGCATCGGTTTTTACGTCGTAAGGCTGGCTAAAATCATCATCCCAAATGGGATAAATTTTGTTTTGAAAACGTACGTAAGCGATATTTCCATAGCGTGGCCTTAAAGGTGTAGATGCCGAATAGCTAAAGTTGATGTCTAGCTCTTCGCCAGTTAATGGGTTTTTACCCGACACCGAATGACCTTCACGTTTCTTAATTACCCAATCGCTCCACCACATTGCAGTTGGATTATCTACAAGTTTTAATTGGTTAAATTTTCGTTTTACACCTAAGGCTAAAAATTGTGGTGTAATATCCTCAAAGCTTCCTTCATTTCTAACAGAAAAAATATGTGTTTCATCGGCAATAAAATCTTCATTTTGGGCAGGATTACAGGCGTAATAAACTAGTTGCGAAGGATTTAAATTTGGAATAGTCTCTATGGTATATTTCTTATCTTCACTTAAATCAATGCGGATAGCAAAAACCTGTTTATCGCTTTTTACAAATATCCCGAAACTAAAACACTTAACGTTGCTGATGTTGGAAGGCAATTCGTTTAGCACCACTTTGGTAATATTTTCTTTCCAGCCGGAAAAATAAACCCATTTATTGTTAATTAAGAATAAGCGTCCGTTAATGTGTTTTTGACTTGCATTGGCAGGTAAAATTTTAGAATAAATAGCTGTCTTTTCATCATATTGCCCATCTTTTGGTAATTGATAAAAGCCATTTTTATCGCTAAACATAAAAGTTGCTTCATCCTCTCCAGCATATTTATAAGTATCCAGATCTATTCCTTTGATCTGTTTATTAATTTGCTTAACGTAGCTAAATCCGTTAGGGTCTTTTTCGGTAAATTGATAGCATAGGCCATGCTGATTTTTGATAATGGCATGTGCCTTATAAGTGTGGTAGGAGTAGCATTCGCTGGCAAAAACAGGTGCGCTAAGAAATAGTAAGAGACATAGCCCATTTAGTTTCAGTAAAGCAGTAACATGCCTAAAAAGAATATATTTTGTAGTTAGTTTAGCGTAGGTTTTCATTAATATAGGTATCTATTAAAACGTATTTAGACAATTTATTGCATTTTCTCATCTGGCTGCCATAAAAACTTAAATCCACTTCGTGTTTGTTGGTAGTTAAAATCTCGCTCAGTTTTAAAAATATGATCTGGGTTAGCGAATACAAATCCATAGCCAAGCAATATCACCATAGCTAAAGCATACAGCCCAATTTTTATATACTTTTTTACCGTTATTGGTTTCAAATACCTGTCAATTAAGCCTATTACCAACATCAAAAACGTGAAGTAAAACAGATAATTAAACACTAATTCCGAAACAAATATTTGTAACGAGAGCGAAGTATGCCATCCGCTACAGATCGCTGGTAAAGGAAAACCATACAGAAATTCATCGGGGCCATCTTCAACAGCTACATAACGCCAATAGGTAACTGTACCAAATAGAATAATTGATAATGGCAGTACGAGCGATAGTATGAGTTTAGCAGTTTTTTTCATGGTTCGATTATAAATTAGCTATTAGTTTCCTGATTTGTATTTATCAGTCAAATCTTTATCGAAAACAAACTTCAAACTGCCATTTGGAAACCAATCTTTTGGTACATCTTTAAACAAATTTGTTAGTTTGGTTAAATCTGGCGCTTTATCGCCATTTCCAAATGCAAAACCTTTTTTTTGTATAGTTTTACTGTCCATATCTACTTTGTAAAAACCCCAATTAATTTTGCTCTTATATTTTTTGTCCCACAACGCCATTGTATCTTTAACAGTATAAATTTTAATATTTTGAGCATTTGCTGCCTGGGAAAATAGAAACGGCCCCATAATAATCTTACTAAGATGATTGAAGGGAATAGCACAACGTGTAAAAAAAGTGCTTTTCATTGCCAGTTTACATCACCATCTTTTAACATCTTACATCAAGGTAGCTGATATTTAACAATCAAAATCATTGCTTTATTATTCGTGGCAACTCAACTCATATCAGCATCATTTGACTTATTATTTGATTAACACATTGTCGATTAACACCGCGTTACTGCAATTAAAATATTGATCAAACCATAACCTAAAAAGATTAAAATGATTAATACAATATTTGAAATGGCCAGCCACTTTAACCTGTTGCTGAAGAGTTTAACCATTTCTACAATGAGGTAAACTACCCATATCAGAAGAACAATTGAGCCGATAAATAAAGTGGGATTGCCATT from Pedobacter sp. SL55 includes these protein-coding regions:
- a CDS encoding WG repeat-containing protein, giving the protein MNFKNIFFSVALILLICACNNATPEQTAEAKKYIARLKAMNYDDLKNQLKKDTALLNKLIKTSTFNLQLTSHFSSGEKSAVHQSAPEFAINYDKTKVTELFNDYSKDLLFEQNFNDSYNDSTFSLYGQERFTYESRFSLTDDNHIIKEKDSLFKPFVNQVVTDQKTYFFKGKKIAKAAIGLKRIDSIETEVSLKFATDFEKFEIGKNDKKVSYKNFDIEVESIDENMAQLQIPMGLYSDIIAYQAYNNKNLRMNSSALSTTPMLTVDSKITESLKELLSIFADVLEEKDEKSGKEKLNEISQNQLNAKDNMAEFDAYITKLAKDKEKVKELGDVGLYNEIANAGKKVIGTDKQFVVVEFPDDIKAIDVFVGKNWVSLKNKQMVKYGNHYLNPKYFDEAKPNIVFYSHQNDRKFGISNREGEIMIKPAYNELSQLANEYFMGDEKLYWLNVANKKMVALPQFVNFEQSLKLGYDVFEKKIGEENKSGVMLNREKIIIPFEYYGFEKHENFIIAKKDDTDDIYDLNFKKILGKGIEEIDRIDSHIASDISYPSLFVAKGANKKNALVDKNLNLLTGFRYEFIDPFFDVNNYFIVGIRTADGSNYWYGIIDTKGKEVVPFIFCHIAEEFDKNGKLRFCKDGKYQSMDFKSFLEKYKK
- a CDS encoding VanW family protein gives rise to the protein MKKRKLLSQRHPYLYFLAVNARRIKRRLEWILDGKKYTKTRTEDKLDFRIKKHQSVLLKKLGDNNEQLQINKVTNLKIAAANINGIIIKPGETFSFCKLVGLPTKKKGYLLGMELSFGEAKAGIGGGICQISNLIHWLAIHSPLTVTERYHHSFDPFPDDGRVLPFGSGATVFYNYLDYQFTNHTPHTFQINLWFTDKCLEGELRIDKELDYAYHVVEKEHQFLKIDGQFYRKNEIWRDKILKFEGGKVVATELVMKNFARVTYTPTEFLDEIE